The stretch of DNA AGCCGTTGGCTCGAACTTTTGTATAACCTCTGCAGAAACTCCTGTATTGCTATATCCACCGTCATGGAAAAGATTTTGCATCGTAACCATTTTAGTAAGGTCAGAGAACATTGCTACACAGTAATTTGCACAGTCTTGTGCAGTTGCGTTTCCAAGAGGAGAAACTTTCTCAGCATATGTTATGAAACCATCAAAGCCTTGCACTCCTTGTCCGGCTGTTGTTGGGGTTGGCGATTGAGATATCGTATTCACACGTACACCTTTTTCTTTACCCCAGAAATATCCAAAGCTACGAGCAATAGATTCTAAGTAAGCTTTGTTATCAGCCATATCGTTGTAGTTGGGGAATGTGCGCTGGGCGGCTATATAGGTTAAAGCTAAAATACTTCCGCCGCGGTTCATGATGTCCCTATCCCATGCAGTTTTCATGATTCGGTGAAAAGATACAGCAGAAATATCCCAACCTTTTGCTAACCAATCATAGTTAAGGTCGATGTATTCTTTTCCTTTGCGTACATTAACACTCATCCCAATAGAATGTAAGATGAAATCGATTTTCCCGAATTTCTCCGCTGCAGCATCAAACAATTTCCCTAAATCTTCCATAGAAGTGGCATCGGCCGGAATAACGTCTGAATTTGTTTTTTCTGCCAAAGCATTCAATTGTCCCATTCGTAGAGCAACCGGCGCATTGGTTAAAATAAATTCTGCTCCTTCAGCATGGCATTGCTCTGCAACCTTCCAGGCGATAGAATTGCTATCCAAAGCTCCAAATATGATCCCTTTTTTTCCTTTTAATAATCCGTATGACATGGTTTTATGTTTTCTTGTTTCAAATGTACTTAAAAAAATTTAACAAATATTAAAAGTCCTATCGTAATTCACTGTTTTCAGTAAAAGCATGCGAAACAACTTCTAATTTATCGTGCTCGAAAAGATTATAACTTTCTACATTAATTGGCGTAATAAATCCCTGACGTAAATCGACCAATTCGGCTTGTTGCGTTTCTTCATTTATTTGTACCAAACCTCTTCTTTCTACAAAAGACTCACTCAAATAGTATAGTACAATATCCCCTTCGTATATTCGTCGATGTTTTTTGTCTTTCAATCCAATATCTCTATCCACTGTATCAAAATCCATTTGCTTCTCCGACCACTGGAAATCGTTATAAGCTTTGTAATAGACTACAGAAGAAATGCTCTCTTTTGCATAGCCCATCACCCGATTTTTTTTTCTTAGTCTATAATACTTCATTACACAAAAATACTTAAAACGAAACAATTCTTTACGATATTTTTCTTTACGCCAGGAGTTTTGGTAGGACAATATCCTTGTCCAATCAACCCAAATATTAAGCAACAAAAGGATAGAGTTTTACCTATAGCAACATAGGATCTTACCTTCTAAAAAAAATCTTTCGATAAAAGGAAAAATCATTATAAAATATTTTCGACAAAAATGCCCAAATCTATTCGAGCGTAGTATCTTTACGTTCTATTCACCGCTTATCTAAAACTTGATTGATGTACAAAATATATCCAGAAAAAAGATACAACGAAACCTTGAAATTATTAACCAAATTTGCCCCAAAAGGCACAAAAATTCTTGATATAGGGGTAGAAAATCCTTTTTCTTTTGTGATGAAAGAAAATGGTTTTCTGGTAGAAAACACCCAAGGTGAAGATCTCGATTACCATCCTGAGGTGTTAGGAAATTACGACGTAGAATTTGTTACGGCTCTAGAAATCCTAGAGCATTTGGTCAACCCGATGGGTGTTCTCACGCATTTACCTGCCAACAAGCTTTTGGCTTCTGTTCCTCTGAAATTATGGTTCTCGCCTGCTTACCGTAATAAAAACGACGAACGAGATGTGCATTATCATGAGTTCGAATCATGGCAATTTGACTTCCTTCTAGAAAAATCTGGGTGGGAAATCAAACATCGCCATCAATGGACACATCCCACAAAAAAAATTGGTATTCGCCCGATTCTTCGGTATTTCTATCCACGGTATTATGCAGTTTATGCAGAACGTAAAAACCCAATCTAAGTGAATTATTCGGTTATTATTCCTGTCCATAACGAAGAAGCTTTTATCGGGATTACTTTACAATCGCTGATCAAGCAAAGTGTTTTACCATCAGAAATTATTGTGGTCAACGATCATTCGAGTGATAAAACACCAACCATTGTCGAGCAATTTTCACATAACCACCCTTGGATTCGGTTGATTAATCGAACCTCGAAAGCCGAGCATCAACCTGGCAGTAAAGTGGTTTTGGCTTTTTTGGCTGGTTTGCCTCATCTCACCAAACCGTACGATATTTTGGTAAAACTGGATGCTGATCTAGATTTGCCTCTCAATTATTTCGAACAGATTATAAACGAGTTTTCGCACAACCCGAAAGTAGGTATTTTGGGCGGACATGCCTATATCGAAAAAAATAATCAGTGGCGATTAGAGCAATTAACCGATCCAGATCATGTGCGTGGCGCTTTTAAATCCTACCGAAAAGAAGTATATGAAGCTATTGGAGGTTTGCGTCCACAAATGGGTTGGGATACTGTTGACGAATTATTGGCCAAATACCACAATTGGGAAGTCTATACACTAACCAACCTGAAAGTAAAACATCTGA from Weeksella virosa DSM 16922 encodes:
- a CDS encoding enoyl-ACP reductase FabI is translated as MSYGLLKGKKGIIFGALDSNSIAWKVAEQCHAEGAEFILTNAPVALRMGQLNALAEKTNSDVIPADATSMEDLGKLFDAAAEKFGKIDFILHSIGMSVNVRKGKEYIDLNYDWLAKGWDISAVSFHRIMKTAWDRDIMNRGGSILALTYIAAQRTFPNYNDMADNKAYLESIARSFGYFWGKEKGVRVNTISQSPTPTTAGQGVQGFDGFITYAEKVSPLGNATAQDCANYCVAMFSDLTKMVTMQNLFHDGGYSNTGVSAEVIQKFEPTADNE
- a CDS encoding YopX family protein; translated protein: MKYYRLRKKNRVMGYAKESISSVVYYKAYNDFQWSEKQMDFDTVDRDIGLKDKKHRRIYEGDIVLYYLSESFVERRGLVQINEETQQAELVDLRQGFITPINVESYNLFEHDKLEVVSHAFTENSELR
- a CDS encoding methyltransferase — its product is MYKIYPEKRYNETLKLLTKFAPKGTKILDIGVENPFSFVMKENGFLVENTQGEDLDYHPEVLGNYDVEFVTALEILEHLVNPMGVLTHLPANKLLASVPLKLWFSPAYRNKNDERDVHYHEFESWQFDFLLEKSGWEIKHRHQWTHPTKKIGIRPILRYFYPRYYAVYAERKNPI
- a CDS encoding glycosyltransferase family 2 protein; this encodes MNYSVIIPVHNEEAFIGITLQSLIKQSVLPSEIIVVNDHSSDKTPTIVEQFSHNHPWIRLINRTSKAEHQPGSKVVLAFLAGLPHLTKPYDILVKLDADLDLPLNYFEQIINEFSHNPKVGILGGHAYIEKNNQWRLEQLTDPDHVRGAFKSYRKEVYEAIGGLRPQMGWDTVDELLAKYHNWEVYTLTNLKVKHLKPTGANYQPEALLKQGGAYYTLGYGFWITTIAALKLAINKRKPFYFVGYLQGYFDAKNAQLPKMVNREEERFIRQYRWHKILEKLGIRKSQ